The proteins below are encoded in one region of Lactuca sativa cultivar Salinas chromosome 3, Lsat_Salinas_v11, whole genome shotgun sequence:
- the LOC128132730 gene encoding uncharacterized protein LOC128132730, with protein sequence MHESDSAGPNSPTATEKLVEESEHDDEPDDECQILDMNFINPLIPVQEEDSDDLDNEFQRPDMKLVDPVADPIIPVQGEDSDVASEDSHPLSRKRKVADTDLAHSQTDTSLPGKKPKFIVSISNLAAEWNMSPDQSKSQSSQPPSSSSKPKTDSVLDRID encoded by the exons ATGCATGAGTCTGACTCTGCGGGGCCTAATAGTCCAACAGCTACTGAAAAGCTGGTTGAAGAAAGTGAGCATGATGATGAACcagatgatgaatgtcaaatactGGATATGAACTTCATTAATCCCCTTATTCCAGTTCAAGAAGAAGATTCAGATGATCTCGATAATGAATTTCAAAGGCCAGACATGAAATTAGTCGATCCTGTTGCTGATCCCATTATTCCGGTCCAAGGAGAAGATTCAGACGTTGCCAGTGAAGATTCTCATCCGCTATCTCGAAAACGTAAGgtagcagatactgacttggctcattctcaaactgatacttCTCTGCCTGGCAAGAAGCCCAAGTTTATAGTCAGTATATCAAATTTGGCGGCTGAATGGAATATGTCTCCTGATCAA TCCAAGTCTCAATCTTCTCAGCCTCCTTCTAGCAGCAGTAAGCCTAAGACTGACAGTGTTCTTGACAGGATTGATTGA